A stretch of Paenibacillus mucilaginosus 3016 DNA encodes these proteins:
- the rpoC gene encoding DNA-directed RNA polymerase subunit beta' — protein MIDVNNFEYMKIGLASPDKIRSWSRGEVKKPETINYRTLKPEKEGLFCEKIFGPTKDWECHCGKYKRVRYKGVVCDRCGVEVTRQKVRRERMGHIELAAPVSHIWYFKGIPSRMGLALDMSPRSLEEIIYFASYVVTDPGDTPLEKKQLLSEKEYRSYREKYGYAFQAGMGAEAVKKLLQDIDIEKEVEMLKEELKTAQGQRRNRAIKRLEVMEAFRNSKNMPEWMVLDVLPVIPPELRPMVQLDGGRFATSDLNDLYRRVINRNNRLKRLLDLGAPDIIVQNEKRMLQEAVDALIDNGRRGRPVTGPGNRPLKSLSHMLKGKQGRFRQNLLGKRVDYSGRSVIVVGPSLRMYQCGLPKEMALELFKPFVMKELVNKGLAHNIKSAKRKVERVSPEVWDVLEEVIKEHPVLLNRAPTLHRLGIQAFEPILVEGRAIKLHPLVCTAYNADFDGDQMAVHVPLSAEAQAEARLLMLAAGNILNPKDGKPVVTPSQDMVLGSFYLTTENKNAKGSGTILRTVAEAVSLYHRGDAALHARVAIPARALGKESFTPEQQEAMLVTTIGKIIFNEIYPKDFPYINEATKANLLNGPSDNYFVFGKGQDIRKAMDELPETKAVGKDYLGTIIAECFRKYHTTQTSIILDDIKQLGFTYSTRAGITIAVADVVVPQEKTKIMQESDEKVSVVTNQYRRGLITDDERYDRVIAIWSKAKDELTDILMRSLDKYNSINMMVESKARGNKSQITQLGGMRGLMANPSGKIIELPIKSNFREGLTVLEYFISTHGARKGLADTALRTADSGYLTRRLVDVAQDVIVRDEDCGTDKGFLVSRIQDGKEVIEDLYDRIEGRYSFETVRHPETGDIIVNRNELIDSTVADQIIAAGITKLQIRSVLSCRSKHGVCKKCYGRNLATGQFVEIGEAVGIIAAQSIGEPGTQLTMRTFHTGGVAGDDITQGLPRIQELFEARNPKGQAIITEIDGVVKEIREAKDRREIEVQGEAESKTYNVPYGSRIRVTLGQNVEAGDELTEGSIDPKEMLRIKGIRGVQNYILQEVQRVYRNQGVEINDKHVEVMIRQMLRKIRIVDAGNTTLLPGSFVDMHEYEEANKVALFAGEEPAVAKPVLLGITKASLETDSFLSAASFQETTRVLTDAAIKGKVDQLLGLKENVIIGKLIPAGTGMSRYRNIRITDPNAEPLDEEVTEAEAVTVE, from the coding sequence TTGATCGACGTCAACAATTTTGAGTACATGAAAATCGGTTTGGCATCTCCGGATAAGATCCGTTCGTGGTCCAGAGGTGAAGTCAAGAAGCCGGAGACGATTAACTATAGAACGCTGAAGCCTGAGAAAGAAGGCCTGTTCTGCGAGAAAATCTTCGGGCCTACGAAGGACTGGGAATGTCACTGCGGTAAATACAAGCGTGTCCGTTACAAAGGTGTCGTTTGCGACCGCTGCGGCGTAGAAGTTACCCGCCAGAAGGTACGCCGTGAGCGTATGGGCCATATCGAGCTCGCCGCACCGGTGTCCCATATCTGGTACTTCAAGGGCATCCCGAGCCGGATGGGTCTGGCTCTGGATATGTCCCCGCGCTCGCTCGAAGAGATTATTTATTTTGCATCCTACGTGGTTACCGATCCAGGTGATACGCCGCTCGAGAAGAAGCAGCTGCTCTCCGAGAAGGAGTACCGCAGCTACCGCGAGAAGTATGGGTATGCGTTCCAGGCAGGCATGGGAGCAGAGGCTGTCAAGAAGCTTCTTCAGGACATCGACATCGAGAAGGAAGTCGAGATGCTGAAGGAAGAGCTGAAGACGGCTCAAGGCCAGCGCCGCAACCGTGCGATCAAGCGTCTTGAGGTTATGGAAGCATTCCGTAACTCCAAGAACATGCCGGAGTGGATGGTGCTTGATGTCCTCCCGGTCATTCCGCCGGAACTGCGTCCGATGGTACAGCTCGACGGCGGCCGTTTTGCGACGTCCGACCTGAATGACCTGTACCGCCGCGTAATCAACCGGAACAACCGTCTGAAGCGTCTTCTGGACCTCGGAGCGCCGGATATTATCGTGCAGAACGAGAAGCGTATGCTTCAGGAAGCCGTTGATGCTCTGATTGACAACGGCCGCCGCGGCCGTCCGGTCACCGGACCGGGCAACCGACCGCTCAAATCTCTCAGCCACATGCTGAAGGGTAAGCAGGGACGTTTCCGTCAGAACCTTCTGGGTAAGCGTGTAGACTACTCGGGCCGTTCGGTTATCGTAGTAGGACCCAGCTTGAGAATGTATCAGTGCGGACTTCCGAAAGAGATGGCACTGGAACTCTTCAAGCCGTTCGTCATGAAGGAGCTTGTTAATAAGGGCCTCGCCCACAACATAAAGAGCGCGAAGCGCAAGGTAGAGAGAGTCTCTCCAGAAGTTTGGGATGTGCTTGAAGAAGTCATTAAGGAGCATCCAGTCCTTCTGAACCGTGCCCCTACGCTTCACCGTCTTGGGATTCAGGCATTCGAACCGATCCTGGTCGAAGGCCGTGCGATCAAACTGCATCCGCTCGTATGTACGGCTTACAACGCTGACTTCGACGGCGACCAGATGGCCGTTCACGTGCCGCTGTCTGCCGAAGCTCAAGCTGAAGCGCGCCTGCTGATGCTGGCTGCCGGCAACATCTTGAACCCGAAGGACGGCAAGCCTGTCGTTACACCTTCGCAGGATATGGTCCTCGGATCGTTCTACCTGACGACCGAGAACAAGAATGCCAAAGGTTCGGGTACGATCCTGCGCACCGTAGCGGAAGCCGTATCTCTTTATCACCGTGGAGATGCTGCGCTTCATGCTCGTGTAGCCATCCCTGCCAGAGCGCTTGGCAAGGAAAGCTTTACGCCTGAGCAGCAGGAAGCTATGCTCGTTACCACCATCGGTAAGATTATTTTCAACGAAATCTATCCGAAGGACTTCCCATACATTAACGAAGCAACCAAGGCGAACCTCCTGAACGGTCCGTCTGATAACTACTTCGTATTCGGTAAGGGCCAGGACATCCGTAAAGCAATGGATGAACTGCCCGAAACCAAAGCTGTGGGCAAGGATTACCTGGGGACGATCATTGCGGAGTGCTTCCGCAAATATCACACGACCCAAACATCGATTATCCTGGATGATATCAAGCAGCTGGGCTTTACGTATTCCACGCGTGCGGGGATTACGATTGCCGTTGCGGACGTTGTCGTACCGCAAGAGAAGACGAAGATCATGCAGGAGTCCGATGAGAAGGTCAGCGTGGTAACGAACCAATACCGCCGTGGTCTCATTACGGACGACGAGCGTTATGACCGTGTTATTGCCATCTGGAGCAAAGCGAAGGATGAACTGACGGATATCCTGATGAGATCCCTCGACAAGTACAATTCCATCAACATGATGGTGGAATCCAAAGCGCGGGGTAACAAATCGCAGATCACCCAGCTGGGCGGTATGCGTGGTCTCATGGCGAACCCGTCCGGTAAAATCATCGAGCTCCCGATCAAGTCGAACTTCCGTGAAGGCCTGACGGTACTCGAGTACTTCATCTCGACGCACGGTGCCCGTAAAGGTCTCGCCGATACGGCGCTTCGTACAGCGGACTCGGGTTACTTGACCCGTCGTCTCGTTGACGTGGCCCAGGACGTTATCGTACGTGATGAAGATTGCGGTACGGACAAAGGCTTCCTCGTATCCCGGATTCAGGACGGCAAAGAGGTTATTGAGGATCTCTATGACCGTATTGAAGGCCGTTATTCCTTCGAGACCGTACGTCATCCGGAAACCGGCGATATCATTGTGAACCGCAACGAACTGATCGATTCTACGGTTGCTGATCAGATTATCGCGGCAGGCATTACCAAGCTTCAGATCCGCTCCGTACTCAGCTGCCGCTCCAAGCACGGCGTATGCAAAAAGTGCTACGGTCGTAACCTGGCAACGGGCCAGTTCGTCGAAATCGGGGAAGCTGTAGGTATTATTGCAGCCCAATCCATCGGGGAACCGGGAACCCAGCTGACAATGCGTACGTTCCATACAGGGGGCGTAGCAGGGGATGATATCACGCAAGGTTTGCCGCGGATCCAGGAGCTGTTCGAAGCCCGTAATCCGAAGGGTCAAGCGATCATCACCGAGATCGACGGTGTGGTAAAAGAAATTCGCGAAGCAAAAGACCGCAGAGAAATCGAAGTTCAAGGCGAAGCGGAATCCAAGACTTACAACGTTCCTTACGGCTCGCGTATTCGTGTTACCCTCGGCCAGAACGTGGAAGCAGGGGATGAGCTGACGGAAGGTTCCATCGACCCGAAAGAAATGCTGCGCATCAAAGGCATCCGGGGCGTTCAGAACTACATTCTGCAGGAAGTTCAGCGCGTATACCGTAACCAGGGCGTAGAAATCAACGATAAGCACGTGGAAGTTATGATCCGTCAGATGCTGCGTAAGATCCGTATCGTAGATGCGGGGAATACAACGCTGCTTCCTGGCTCCTTCGTTGATATGCATGAATACGAGGAAGCCAACAAGGTGGCGCTCTTTGCAGGCGAGGAGCCTGCGGTCGCCAAGCCGGTTCTTCTCGGTATTACCAAAGCATCGCTGGAGACCGACTCCTTCCTGTCGGCCGCTTCCTTCCAGGAGACGACACGTGTCCTGACGGATGCCGCTATTAAGGGTAAGGTAGACCAGCTGCTGGGTCTCAAAGAGAACGTCATTATCGGGAAACTGATCCCGGCCGGTACAGGGATGTCGAGATACCGCAATATCCGGATCACGGATCCTAATGCTGAGCCGCTCGATGAAGAAGTAACCGAGGCGGAAGCAGTAACGGTAGAGTAA
- the rplB gene encoding 50S ribosomal protein L2, with protein MPIKKYKPTSPARRAMSVSTFEEITTSTPEKSLLAPLSKKAGRNNQGKITVRHQGGGHKRKYRIIDFKRNKDGIPGRVATIEYDPNRSANIALIHYVDGEKRYIIAPKGLKVDDQVVSGPTADIKVGNALPMENIPVGTVIHNIELKPGKGGQLVRAAGTEAQLLGKEDQYVIVRLSSGEMRRILKVCRATVGSVGNEDYELIKIGKAGRSRWLGQRPEVRGSVMNPNDHPHGGGEGRSPIGRKSPMSPWGKPTLGYKTRKKNKASNQYIIRRRTK; from the coding sequence GTGCCAATTAAAAAGTACAAACCAACGTCACCTGCGAGACGTGCGATGTCGGTTTCGACATTTGAAGAAATCACAACATCCACTCCGGAGAAATCGCTGCTTGCTCCTTTGAGCAAAAAGGCTGGACGTAACAACCAAGGTAAAATTACGGTTCGTCACCAAGGCGGCGGACACAAGCGTAAGTACCGGATCATCGACTTCAAGCGTAACAAAGATGGAATACCAGGTCGCGTTGCTACAATTGAGTACGACCCGAACCGTTCCGCTAACATCGCTCTGATCCACTATGTGGATGGCGAGAAGCGTTACATCATCGCTCCTAAAGGTCTGAAAGTGGACGATCAAGTAGTATCCGGCCCAACGGCTGATATTAAGGTCGGCAACGCTCTTCCGATGGAGAACATCCCTGTCGGTACGGTTATCCACAACATCGAGCTGAAGCCAGGCAAAGGCGGCCAACTGGTTCGCGCAGCCGGTACGGAAGCTCAACTGCTCGGTAAAGAAGATCAGTACGTTATCGTACGTCTTTCCTCCGGCGAAATGAGAAGAATCCTGAAAGTTTGCCGCGCAACCGTTGGTTCCGTTGGTAACGAGGATTATGAGCTTATCAAAATCGGTAAAGCTGGCCGTTCCCGCTGGCTCGGACAAAGACCGGAAGTTCGTGGTTCCGTCATGAACCCTAACGATCACCCGCACGGTGGTGGTGAAGGCCGTTCCCCGATCGGACGCAAATCTCCAATGTCTCCTTGGGGCAAGCCGACGCTCGGTTACAAGACACGCAAGAAGAACAAAGCTTCGAATCAGTACATTATTCGTCGCCGCACGAAGTAA
- the rpsL gene encoding 30S ribosomal protein S12 → MPTINQLVRKGREAKVVKSKSPALQKGFNALKRESTDISSPQKRGVCTRVGTMTPKKPNSALRKYARVRLTNRVEVTAYIPGIGHNLQEHSVVLIRGGRVKDLPGVRYHIVRGALDTAGVNNRKQARSKYGAKRPKVKK, encoded by the coding sequence ATGCCAACAATCAACCAACTCGTTCGTAAAGGACGGGAAGCAAAAGTTGTAAAATCCAAATCCCCGGCTCTCCAAAAAGGCTTCAATGCTTTGAAAAGAGAATCGACGGATATCAGCTCGCCACAAAAACGCGGTGTGTGTACTCGTGTAGGTACGATGACGCCAAAGAAGCCGAACTCCGCTCTTCGTAAGTATGCGCGTGTTCGTCTGACTAACCGTGTTGAAGTTACAGCTTATATTCCGGGTATCGGACACAACCTGCAAGAGCACAGCGTAGTACTGATCCGCGGCGGTCGTGTAAAGGACCTTCCGGGTGTACGTTACCACATCGTTCGTGGTGCGCTGGATACAGCAGGCGTGAACAACCGTAAGCAAGCTCGTTCCAAGTACGGCGCGAAGCGTCCGAAAGTGAAGAAGTAA
- the rplC gene encoding 50S ribosomal protein L3, producing the protein MTKGILGKKLGMTQVFTPEGLVVPVTVVQAGPCTVLQKKDVENDGYEAIQIGFADKKEQNANKPELGHAKKAGTTPKRYVKELRGVAISEYEVGQEIKADVFAEGEFVDVTGTSKGKGFQGVIKRHNQSRGPMAHGSRYHRGPGSMGSIQANRVPKGKNLPGHMGSETVTIQGLEVVKIDVERNVLLIKGSIPGPKNSYVTVKSTVKA; encoded by the coding sequence ATGACTAAAGGTATCTTAGGTAAGAAACTTGGGATGACTCAAGTGTTTACTCCCGAAGGATTGGTTGTACCAGTAACAGTTGTTCAAGCAGGTCCTTGCACAGTGCTGCAAAAGAAGGATGTTGAGAACGACGGGTACGAGGCCATCCAAATCGGTTTTGCCGATAAGAAAGAACAAAACGCAAACAAACCGGAGTTGGGCCACGCTAAGAAAGCAGGCACAACACCTAAGCGCTACGTTAAAGAGCTTCGCGGTGTTGCGATTTCCGAGTACGAAGTTGGCCAGGAAATCAAAGCTGACGTGTTTGCTGAAGGTGAATTCGTTGATGTAACGGGTACTTCCAAAGGTAAAGGGTTCCAGGGTGTTATCAAGAGACATAACCAGTCCAGAGGTCCTATGGCTCACGGTTCCCGTTATCACCGCGGTCCAGGTTCGATGGGTTCCATCCAAGCGAACCGTGTACCAAAAGGTAAGAACCTGCCAGGTCACATGGGTTCCGAGACAGTTACGATTCAAGGTCTCGAAGTTGTTAAGATCGACGTTGAGCGTAACGTGCTTCTGATCAAAGGTTCCATTCCTGGTCCTAAGAACAGCTACGTTACCGTTAAATCGACGGTAAAAGCTTAA
- the rplW gene encoding 50S ribosomal protein L23 — protein sequence MKNPRDIIKRPIITERSSEMMADKKYVFEVDIRSNKTEVKQAIEQIFKVKVSNVNTLRMPAKPKRYGRYSGYTSEWKKAIVTLSADSKELEFFESV from the coding sequence ATGAAGAACCCTCGCGATATTATTAAGCGCCCGATCATTACCGAACGTTCCAGCGAAATGATGGCGGACAAGAAATACGTGTTCGAAGTTGACATCCGTTCCAACAAGACGGAAGTGAAACAAGCAATCGAGCAGATCTTCAAAGTGAAGGTTTCGAATGTTAACACGTTGAGAATGCCGGCGAAGCCGAAGCGTTATGGCCGTTACTCCGGTTATACTTCCGAATGGAAGAAAGCCATTGTAACCCTTAGTGCGGACAGCAAAGAACTGGAATTCTTTGAATCGGTATAA
- the tuf gene encoding elongation factor Tu: MAKAKFERNKPHVNIGTIGHVDHGKTTLTAAITTVLSKKYGGAAVAFDQIDKAPEERERGITISTAHVEYETPNRHYAHVDCPGHADYVKNMITGAAQMDGAILVVSAADGPMPQTREHILLSRQVGVPYIVVFLNKCDMVEDEELLELVEMEVRDLLNEYEFPGDDTPIIRGAAREALQNPDGPWAEKIVELFEQIDTYIPTPERDTDKPFLMPVEDVFTITGRGTVATGRVERGVIKVGDEIEIIGLAEETRKSVVTGVEMFRKLLDSAQAGDNIGALLRGVDRKDIERGQVLAKPGSVKPHTNFSAQIYVLTKEEGGRHKPFFTGYRPQFYFRTTDVTGIINLPEGSEMVMPGDNITVTVELISPIAIEEGTRFAIREGGRTVGAGAVASISK; the protein is encoded by the coding sequence ATGGCAAAAGCGAAATTTGAACGTAATAAGCCGCACGTTAACATTGGTACTATCGGTCACGTCGACCACGGTAAAACTACCCTGACGGCTGCAATCACAACTGTTCTGTCCAAGAAATACGGCGGTGCAGCTGTAGCATTCGACCAAATCGACAAAGCACCAGAAGAGCGCGAGCGTGGTATCACAATCTCCACTGCACACGTTGAATACGAAACACCTAACCGTCACTACGCACACGTTGACTGCCCAGGCCACGCCGACTATGTTAAAAACATGATCACCGGCGCAGCACAAATGGACGGCGCGATCCTCGTAGTATCCGCAGCTGACGGCCCTATGCCACAAACTCGTGAGCACATCCTGCTCTCCCGTCAAGTAGGCGTACCATACATCGTTGTATTCCTCAACAAGTGTGATATGGTTGAAGACGAAGAGCTCCTCGAGCTCGTTGAAATGGAAGTTCGCGACCTGCTGAACGAGTATGAGTTCCCAGGCGACGACACTCCAATCATCCGTGGTGCAGCTCGTGAAGCGCTGCAAAACCCAGATGGTCCTTGGGCTGAGAAGATCGTTGAACTGTTCGAACAGATCGACACTTACATCCCAACTCCAGAGCGCGACACGGACAAGCCTTTCCTTATGCCTGTCGAGGACGTATTCACGATCACTGGTCGTGGTACCGTTGCTACAGGTCGTGTAGAGCGTGGCGTTATCAAAGTCGGCGACGAGATCGAAATCATCGGTCTGGCTGAAGAAACTCGCAAGTCCGTTGTTACAGGCGTTGAGATGTTCCGTAAGCTTCTGGACTCCGCTCAAGCCGGCGACAACATCGGCGCACTGCTTCGTGGTGTAGACCGTAAGGACATCGAGCGTGGTCAAGTTCTGGCGAAGCCGGGTTCGGTTAAGCCTCACACGAACTTTTCCGCACAAATCTACGTCCTGACTAAAGAAGAAGGTGGCCGTCACAAGCCTTTCTTCACTGGCTACCGTCCACAGTTCTACTTCCGCACAACGGACGTAACAGGCATCATCAACCTGCCTGAAGGTTCCGAGATGGTTATGCCAGGCGACAACATCACTGTAACGGTTGAGCTGATCTCCCCGATCGCTATCGAGGAAGGCACTCGCTTCGCTATCCGCGAAGGCGGCCGTACAGTTGGTGCAGGCGCGGTTGCTTCCATCAGCAAGTAA
- the rplD gene encoding 50S ribosomal protein L4, with translation MPKVAVFNVSGAQVGEVELAESVFGIEPHLHVLNEAVLMQRASLRAGTHKTKGRSEVRGGGRKPWKQKGTGRARQGSIRSPQWKGGGIVFGPTPRSYSYKLPKKVRRLAIKSALSSKVKSSEIIVLDQLQMAAPKTKEFAAILNNLKVDRKALVVTAAYEENVALSARNIPGVKFVVAEGINVLDVMVYDKLIITKDAVQKVEEVFA, from the coding sequence ATGCCAAAAGTAGCGGTATTTAATGTGAGTGGTGCTCAAGTTGGTGAAGTGGAGCTGGCTGAATCGGTATTCGGCATCGAGCCTCATCTTCATGTCTTGAATGAAGCTGTCCTGATGCAGCGCGCATCCCTTCGTGCAGGTACGCACAAAACCAAAGGTCGTTCGGAAGTTCGCGGTGGTGGCCGTAAACCTTGGAAACAAAAAGGTACAGGTCGTGCGCGTCAAGGTTCCATCCGTTCCCCGCAATGGAAAGGCGGCGGTATCGTCTTCGGACCAACTCCGCGCAGCTACTCCTACAAACTGCCTAAGAAAGTTCGTCGTCTGGCGATCAAATCTGCGTTGTCTTCCAAGGTGAAGTCGAGCGAGATTATCGTTCTTGACCAGCTTCAAATGGCTGCTCCAAAGACAAAAGAATTTGCTGCAATCTTGAATAACCTTAAAGTGGATCGCAAGGCTCTGGTTGTAACGGCTGCTTACGAAGAGAACGTAGCACTCTCTGCACGTAACATTCCTGGCGTGAAGTTCGTTGTCGCTGAAGGAATCAACGTACTGGATGTTATGGTCTACGACAAGCTGATCATTACGAAGGACGCGGTGCAAAAGGTAGAGGAGGTGTTTGCGTAA
- the rpsS gene encoding 30S ribosomal protein S19, with protein sequence MGRSLKKGPFIDGYLLKKVEDMNEASKKQVIKTWSRRSTIFPQFIGHTFAVYDGRKHVPVYVTEDMVGHKLGEFAPTRTYKGHTDSDKKTGKR encoded by the coding sequence ATGGGTCGCAGTTTGAAAAAAGGTCCTTTTATCGATGGCTACCTTCTGAAGAAGGTTGAAGACATGAACGAAGCTTCCAAGAAGCAGGTTATCAAAACTTGGTCTCGCCGTTCCACGATTTTCCCGCAATTCATCGGCCACACTTTCGCTGTTTATGATGGTAGAAAGCACGTGCCGGTATACGTGACGGAAGATATGGTCGGACATAAGCTTGGTGAATTCGCTCCAACCCGTACTTACAAAGGTCACACGGATTCGGACAAGAAAACGGGCAAGCGTTAA
- the rpsG gene encoding 30S ribosomal protein S7: protein MPRKGPVTRRDVLPDPVYNSKLVTRLVNRIMYDGKKGVAQAILYNAFNLIQERTGKDPMEVFEQAIKNIMPVLEVKARRVGGANYQVPIEVRPERRTTLGLRWLVNYSRLRGEKTMEERLAQEIIDASNNTGASVKKREDTHKMAEANKAFAHYRW from the coding sequence ATGCCTCGTAAAGGTCCAGTTACTCGCAGAGACGTATTGCCCGATCCGGTGTATAACAGCAAGTTGGTTACTCGCCTGGTCAACCGTATCATGTATGACGGGAAGAAGGGGGTAGCGCAAGCTATTCTTTATAACGCCTTCAACCTCATTCAAGAGCGTACCGGCAAAGATCCAATGGAAGTGTTCGAACAAGCAATTAAGAACATTATGCCGGTTCTTGAAGTCAAAGCTCGCCGTGTGGGGGGCGCGAACTACCAGGTGCCAATCGAAGTAAGACCAGAGCGTCGTACTACATTGGGTCTGCGTTGGCTCGTCAACTACTCCCGTCTTCGTGGTGAGAAGACGATGGAAGAGAGACTTGCTCAAGAGATTATCGATGCAAGCAACAATACTGGCGCTTCCGTTAAGAAGCGTGAGGATACGCACAAGATGGCGGAAGCCAACAAAGCGTTCGCTCACTATCGTTGGTAG
- the rpsJ gene encoding 30S ribosomal protein S10, whose translation MAKQKIRIRLKAYDHRVLDQSAEKIVDTAKRSGAGVSGPIPLPTEKQIITILRAVHKYKDSREQFEMRTHKRLIDIVNPTPQTVDALMRLDLPSGVDIEIKL comes from the coding sequence ATGGCAAAGCAAAAGATTCGTATTCGTTTGAAGGCTTATGATCACAGAGTTCTGGATCAATCCGCAGAGAAAATCGTGGATACAGCCAAGCGTTCCGGTGCTGGAGTTTCTGGTCCGATCCCGCTTCCAACTGAGAAGCAGATCATTACCATTCTCCGTGCGGTACACAAGTACAAAGATTCGCGCGAGCAATTCGAGATGCGTACGCATAAGCGTTTGATCGATATCGTCAATCCGACGCCGCAAACCGTTGATGCTCTGATGCGTCTGGATCTGCCGTCCGGTGTGGACATCGAAATCAAACTGTAA
- a CDS encoding ribosomal L7Ae/L30e/S12e/Gadd45 family protein encodes MSYDKVKQAAKLSIGNKQATKTVEQGKALEVFVAKDADPRITIKMVNLCKKMGVNVTYVDSMKLLGKACGIEVGAAVAAVVND; translated from the coding sequence ATGTCTTATGATAAAGTGAAGCAGGCTGCGAAGCTGTCGATAGGCAACAAGCAAGCGACGAAGACGGTTGAACAAGGCAAGGCCTTGGAAGTCTTTGTAGCCAAAGATGCAGATCCGCGAATAACGATAAAAATGGTTAACCTTTGCAAGAAAATGGGGGTTAATGTAACATACGTGGACTCCATGAAGTTGTTAGGTAAAGCGTGTGGAATCGAAGTGGGCGCCGCGGTAGCGGCCGTAGTGAACGACTAA